The Candidatus Pantoea soli genome window below encodes:
- the rpsD gene encoding 30S ribosomal protein S4, producing the protein MARYLGPKLKLSRREGTDLFLKSGVRAIDSKCKIEQAPGQHGARKPRLSDYGGQLREKQKVRRIYGVLERQFRNYYKEAARLKGNTGENLLALLEGRLDNVVYRMGFGATRAEARQLVSHKSILVNGRVVNIASYQVSPNDVVSIREKAKKQSRVKAALELAEQREKPTWLEVDATKMEGVFKRIPERTDLSADINEHLIVELYSK; encoded by the coding sequence ATGGCAAGATATTTGGGTCCTAAGCTCAAGCTGAGCCGTCGTGAGGGCACTGACTTATTCCTTAAGTCTGGCGTTCGCGCGATTGATTCCAAGTGCAAAATTGAACAAGCCCCTGGTCAGCATGGTGCGCGTAAACCGCGTCTGTCTGATTACGGCGGCCAGTTACGTGAAAAGCAAAAAGTCCGTCGTATCTACGGCGTGCTGGAGCGTCAGTTCCGTAACTACTATAAAGAAGCAGCGCGTCTGAAAGGCAACACCGGTGAAAACCTGTTAGCTCTGCTGGAAGGTCGTCTGGACAACGTAGTTTACCGTATGGGCTTTGGTGCCACGCGTGCAGAAGCACGTCAGCTGGTTAGCCACAAATCCATCCTGGTGAACGGCCGCGTTGTTAACATCGCTTCTTATCAGGTATCTCCGAATGATGTCGTAAGCATCCGTGAGAAAGCCAAAAAGCAATCTCGCGTGAAGGCCGCTCTGGAGCTGGCTGAGCAGCGTGAAAAGCCAACCTGGCTGGAAGTTGATGCGACTAAGATGGAAGGTGTGTTCAAGCGTATTCCTGAGCGTACCGATCTGTCTGCGGACATTAACGAACACCTGATCGTCGAGCTTTACTCTAAGTAA
- the zntR gene encoding Zn(2+)-responsive transcriptional regulator, whose translation MYRIGQLAKLADVTPDTIRFYEKQQMMDHEVRTQGGFRLYSDNDLQRLRFIRYGRQLGFSLESIRDLLSIRIDPEHHTCQESKAIVAKRLDEVTGMIAELQTIQRSLQRLAETCCGDRHSSACCSILEALETGSDPQTEICCRRD comes from the coding sequence ATGTATCGTATTGGCCAGCTGGCAAAACTGGCGGATGTGACACCCGATACCATCCGCTTTTACGAAAAACAGCAGATGATGGATCATGAAGTGCGCACACAGGGCGGTTTTCGCCTCTACAGCGACAACGATCTGCAGCGGCTGCGCTTTATTCGTTATGGCCGACAGCTGGGTTTCAGCCTGGAATCGATCCGCGATTTGCTGTCGATCCGCATCGATCCGGAACACCATACCTGTCAGGAATCCAAAGCGATCGTGGCAAAGCGGCTGGATGAAGTGACTGGCATGATTGCAGAGTTACAAACCATCCAGCGCTCGCTGCAGCGTTTAGCAGAAACCTGCTGCGGCGATCGGCACAGTTCAGCCTGCTGCTCCATTCTGGAGGCACTGGAAACCGGGTCAGATCCGCAGACTGAAATTTGCTGCCGCAGGGATTGA
- the def gene encoding peptide deformylase has protein sequence MSVLQVLHFPDDRLRKIAAPVAAVNTDVQRIVDDMFETMYAEEGIGLAATQVDIHQRIIVIDVSENRDERLVLINPELLEKSGETGIEEGCLSIPEQRAFVPRAERVKVRALDRDGKPFELETDGLLAICIQHEIDHLDGKLFIDYLSPLKRQRIKQKLEKLARQNARAS, from the coding sequence ATGTCAGTTTTGCAGGTATTACATTTCCCTGACGATCGCCTTCGCAAAATTGCTGCACCGGTTGCAGCGGTGAATACCGATGTTCAGCGCATCGTCGACGACATGTTTGAAACCATGTACGCCGAAGAAGGTATTGGCCTGGCGGCGACGCAGGTTGATATTCATCAGCGCATCATTGTGATTGATGTCTCTGAAAACCGCGACGAGCGCCTGGTTTTGATTAACCCGGAGTTGCTGGAAAAGAGCGGCGAAACCGGTATTGAAGAAGGCTGTCTGTCAATCCCTGAGCAGCGTGCCTTCGTGCCACGCGCCGAGCGGGTAAAAGTGCGGGCGCTGGATCGTGACGGCAAGCCTTTTGAACTGGAAACTGACGGCCTGCTGGCTATCTGTATTCAGCACGAAATTGACCACCTTGATGGCAAGCTGTTCATCGATTATCTGTCACCGCTGAAACGTCAGCGTATTAAACAGAAACTGGAAAAACTGGCTCGCCAGAATGCGCGCGCATCCTGA
- the rsmB gene encoding 16S rRNA (cytosine(967)-C(5))-methyltransferase RsmB translates to MKKTTNLRSLAAQLIERVVDKGESLSAILPAAQKTLADKDGALLQELCFGVMRTLPQLEALIGKLMERPLTGKQRVLHYLIMVGLYQLLYTRVPAHAALAETVAGAEVLKRGNLKGLLNGVLRQFQRQRDTLLADVDQGPQRYWHPGWLLRRLQTAWPEQWQQIVEANNQRPPMWLRVNRQHQSRDAWLAQLAEQEKTAFTADAPDALRLESPAPVTQLPGFEQGWVTVQDLSAQRCALLLEPQDDETILDLCAAPGGKTTHILEIAPQAKVMAVDIDEQRLHRVRENLQRLGMQADVRQGDGRTPAAWCDDRQFDRILLDAPCSATGVIRRHPDIKWLRRDRDIAELAALQKEILDAIWPRLKSGGTLLYATCSVLPQENQHQISAFLAAHDDAVAVTLPQGQPDGWQVFPTPDGGDGFFYAKLTKK, encoded by the coding sequence ATGAAAAAAACAACCAACCTGCGCAGCCTTGCCGCGCAACTGATTGAGCGCGTGGTCGATAAAGGTGAATCGCTGAGCGCTATCCTGCCAGCCGCCCAGAAAACGCTGGCTGATAAAGATGGCGCGCTGCTGCAGGAGCTCTGTTTTGGTGTGATGCGCACGCTGCCACAGCTGGAAGCGCTGATCGGCAAACTGATGGAGCGCCCGTTAACCGGTAAACAGCGCGTGCTGCACTATCTGATCATGGTAGGTCTCTACCAGCTGCTTTATACCCGCGTGCCAGCGCACGCGGCGCTGGCGGAAACCGTGGCAGGGGCCGAGGTGCTGAAGCGCGGCAATCTGAAAGGGTTGCTGAATGGCGTCCTGCGCCAGTTCCAGCGCCAGCGGGACACGCTGCTGGCAGACGTGGATCAGGGACCGCAGCGTTACTGGCACCCCGGCTGGCTGCTCAGGCGTTTACAAACCGCCTGGCCGGAGCAGTGGCAGCAGATTGTGGAAGCCAATAACCAGCGTCCACCGATGTGGCTACGCGTTAATCGTCAGCATCAGTCACGCGATGCCTGGCTGGCGCAGCTGGCGGAGCAGGAAAAAACTGCCTTTACGGCTGACGCGCCGGATGCGCTGCGTCTTGAGTCACCGGCACCGGTGACTCAGCTGCCGGGCTTTGAGCAGGGCTGGGTCACGGTACAGGACCTCTCTGCCCAGCGCTGCGCCCTGCTGCTGGAACCGCAGGACGATGAAACTATTCTCGACCTTTGCGCCGCACCAGGTGGAAAAACCACGCATATCCTTGAAATTGCTCCGCAGGCAAAGGTGATGGCGGTTGATATTGATGAACAACGTCTGCACCGCGTCCGGGAGAATCTGCAGCGCCTGGGTATGCAGGCCGACGTTCGTCAGGGCGACGGCCGCACGCCAGCGGCATGGTGTGATGACAGGCAGTTCGATCGCATCCTGTTAGATGCGCCCTGCTCCGCTACCGGCGTCATTCGCCGTCATCCCGATATCAAATGGCTGCGCCGCGATCGCGATATCGCTGAACTGGCGGCGTTGCAGAAAGAGATTCTGGACGCTATCTGGCCGCGCCTGAAATCTGGCGGCACCCTGCTGTATGCAACCTGCTCTGTTCTGCCGCAGGAAAACCAGCACCAGATTAGCGCTTTTCTTGCCGCGCATGATGATGCTGTGGCGGTAACCCTGCCGCAGGGCCAGCCAGATGGCTGGCAGGTTTTCCCGACCCCCGATGGCGGCGACGGGTTCTTCTACGCTAAGCTGACAAAAAAATAG
- a CDS encoding alternative ribosome-rescue factor A: MSHYQHRKGKINDNALEALLHDPLYRQRIEQNQKGKGSYRRKEKHISKAESREASGKQACLPLAFCFSDKKAA; the protein is encoded by the coding sequence ATGAGTCACTATCAGCACCGTAAAGGCAAGATCAATGATAATGCGCTGGAAGCACTGCTACATGATCCGCTTTATCGTCAGCGCATCGAGCAGAACCAAAAAGGTAAAGGCAGTTACCGGCGTAAAGAGAAACACATCAGTAAGGCCGAAAGCCGGGAGGCCAGTGGTAAGCAAGCGTGTTTACCACTGGCCTTCTGCTTCAGCGACAAAAAAGCCGCCTGA
- a CDS encoding DNA-directed RNA polymerase subunit alpha, translated as MQGSVTEFLKPRLVDIEQVSSTHAKVTLEPLERGFGHTLGNALRRILLSSMPGCAVTEVEIDGVLHEYSTKEGVQEDILEILLNLKGLAVRVQGKDEVILTLNKSGIGPVTAADITHDGDVEIVKPQHVICHLTDENAAISMRIKVQRGRGYVPASARIHSEEDERPIGRLLVDACYSPVDRIAYNVEAARVEQRTDLDKLVIEMETNGTIDPEEAIRRAATILAEQLEAFVDLRDVRQPEVKEEKPEFDPILLRPVDDLELTVRSANCLKAEAIHYIGDLVQRTEVELLKTPNLGKKSLTEIKDVLASRGLSLGMRLENWPPASIADE; from the coding sequence ATGCAGGGTTCTGTGACAGAGTTTCTAAAACCGCGCCTGGTAGATATCGAGCAAGTGAGTTCGACGCACGCCAAGGTGACCCTTGAACCATTAGAGCGTGGCTTTGGCCATACTCTTGGTAACGCACTGCGCCGTATTCTGCTTTCTTCCATGCCGGGTTGCGCGGTGACCGAGGTTGAGATTGATGGCGTGCTGCACGAGTACTCCACCAAAGAGGGCGTACAGGAAGATATCCTGGAAATCCTGCTCAATCTGAAAGGGCTGGCGGTAAGAGTTCAGGGTAAAGATGAAGTTATCCTCACTCTGAATAAATCTGGCATTGGCCCTGTGACTGCAGCCGACATTACCCATGACGGTGATGTCGAAATCGTCAAGCCGCAGCATGTGATCTGCCATCTGACCGATGAAAACGCTGCTATCAGCATGCGTATCAAAGTTCAGCGTGGTCGTGGTTATGTGCCGGCTTCTGCCCGAATTCATTCGGAAGAAGATGAGCGCCCAATCGGCCGTCTGTTGGTTGACGCTTGCTACAGCCCTGTAGACCGTATCGCCTACAATGTTGAAGCAGCGCGTGTAGAACAGCGCACCGACCTGGACAAGCTGGTCATCGAAATGGAAACCAACGGCACAATCGATCCTGAAGAGGCGATTCGTCGTGCGGCAACCATCCTGGCAGAACAACTGGAAGCTTTCGTTGATTTACGTGATGTACGTCAGCCGGAAGTTAAAGAAGAGAAACCAGAATTCGATCCGATCCTGCTGCGCCCTGTTGACGATCTGGAATTGACTGTCCGCTCTGCTAACTGCCTTAAGGCAGAAGCTATCCACTACATCGGTGATCTGGTACAGCGTACCGAGGTTGAGCTGCTTAAAACGCCTAACCTGGGTAAAAAATCTCTTACCGAGATTAAAGACGTGCTCGCATCACGTGGTCTGTCTCTGGGCATGCGCCTGGAAAACTGGCCACCGGCTAGCATTGCTGATGAATAA
- the rpmJ gene encoding 50S ribosomal protein L36: MKVRASVKKLCRNCKIIRRDGVVRVICSAEPKHKQRQG; the protein is encoded by the coding sequence ATGAAAGTTCGTGCTTCCGTCAAGAAATTATGTCGTAACTGCAAAATCATTCGTCGCGACGGTGTCGTACGTGTGATCTGCAGCGCCGAGCCTAAGCATAAACAGCGCCAGGGCTGA
- the secY gene encoding preprotein translocase subunit SecY translates to MAKQPGLDFQSAKGGFGELKRRLLFVIGALIVFRIGSFIPIPGIDATVLAKLLEQQRGTIIEMFNMFSGGALSRASIFALGIMPYISASIIIQLLTVVHPALAEIKKEGEAGRRKISQYTRYGTLVLAVFQSIGIATGLPNMPGMQGLVLNPGFAFYFTAVVSLVTGTMFLMWLGEQITERGIGNGISIIIFAGIVAGLPPAIGHTIEQARQGDLHFLLLLLVAVLVFAVTFFVIFVERGQRRIVVNYAKRQQGRRVYAAQSTHLPLKVNMAGVIPAIFASSIILFPATIASWFGSGSGWNWLTTISLYLQPGQPLYVLLYATAIIFFCFFYTALVFNPRETADNLKKSGAFVPGIRPGEQTAKYIDKVMTRLTLIGALYITFICLIPEFMRDAMKVPFYFGGTSLLIVVVVIMDFMAQVQTLMMSSQYESALKKANLKGYGR, encoded by the coding sequence ATGGCAAAGCAACCGGGATTAGATTTTCAAAGTGCCAAAGGTGGCTTTGGTGAACTGAAGCGCAGACTGTTGTTTGTAATCGGTGCACTGATTGTCTTCCGTATTGGCTCTTTTATTCCAATCCCCGGTATTGATGCCACTGTACTTGCCAAACTGCTTGAGCAACAGCGTGGCACCATCATTGAAATGTTCAACATGTTCTCTGGTGGTGCTCTCAGTCGTGCCTCAATCTTCGCGCTGGGTATTATGCCGTATATTTCGGCCTCTATTATTATCCAGCTGCTGACCGTGGTTCATCCCGCGTTAGCTGAGATCAAGAAAGAGGGTGAAGCTGGTCGTCGTAAGATCAGCCAGTACACCCGCTACGGCACACTGGTTCTGGCTGTATTTCAGTCGATCGGTATCGCTACCGGTCTGCCGAATATGCCGGGAATGCAGGGCCTGGTGTTAAATCCGGGCTTTGCTTTCTACTTTACCGCTGTTGTAAGTCTGGTTACCGGGACAATGTTCCTGATGTGGCTGGGCGAACAGATTACTGAACGGGGTATCGGCAACGGTATCTCGATCATTATCTTCGCAGGTATTGTTGCGGGTCTTCCGCCGGCCATTGGCCATACCATCGAGCAAGCGCGGCAAGGCGACCTGCACTTCCTTCTGTTGCTGTTGGTTGCAGTTCTTGTATTTGCAGTGACGTTCTTTGTTATTTTCGTCGAGCGTGGCCAGCGTCGTATCGTGGTCAACTACGCAAAACGTCAGCAGGGCCGTCGTGTATATGCTGCACAGAGCACACATTTACCGTTGAAAGTGAACATGGCGGGCGTAATCCCGGCAATCTTTGCTTCCAGCATTATTCTGTTCCCGGCAACGATAGCATCCTGGTTCGGGAGCGGTAGTGGTTGGAACTGGCTGACAACAATTTCGCTGTATTTGCAGCCAGGACAGCCGCTTTATGTGCTACTCTATGCGACTGCAATCATCTTCTTCTGTTTCTTCTATACGGCGTTGGTTTTCAACCCGCGTGAAACAGCAGATAACCTGAAGAAGTCTGGTGCATTCGTACCGGGAATTCGTCCGGGAGAGCAAACGGCGAAGTACATCGATAAAGTAATGACACGTCTGACCTTAATCGGCGCACTGTATATTACTTTTATCTGCCTGATCCCGGAGTTCATGCGTGATGCCATGAAGGTTCCCTTCTACTTTGGCGGCACCTCGCTGCTGATCGTAGTGGTCGTCATCATGGACTTTATGGCTCAAGTGCAAACTCTGATGATGTCCAGTCAGTACGAGTCTGCATTGAAGAAAGCTAACCTGAAAGGCTATGGCCGTTAA
- the mscL gene encoding large-conductance mechanosensitive channel protein MscL has product MSFFKEFRDFAMRGNVVDLAVGVIIGAAFGKIVSSLVANIIMPPLGLLIGGVDFKQFKWVLKPAQGDVPAVVMEYGTFIQSIFDFVIVAFAIFIAIKLMNKLYKKKEVEKPAPKPSNEEVLLTEIRDLLKQQNSKV; this is encoded by the coding sequence ATGAGTTTTTTCAAAGAGTTTCGTGATTTTGCGATGCGCGGAAACGTGGTGGATCTGGCTGTCGGTGTGATCATCGGTGCTGCATTCGGTAAAATCGTTTCCTCATTAGTTGCCAACATCATTATGCCGCCGCTGGGTTTACTGATTGGTGGTGTGGATTTCAAACAGTTCAAATGGGTGCTGAAACCCGCACAAGGTGATGTGCCTGCGGTCGTTATGGAATACGGAACCTTTATTCAGTCCATTTTCGATTTCGTTATCGTCGCATTCGCTATTTTCATCGCGATCAAGCTGATGAATAAACTGTATAAGAAAAAAGAAGTTGAAAAGCCGGCACCAAAACCGTCTAACGAAGAAGTGCTGCTGACTGAGATCCGCGATCTGCTGAAACAGCAAAATAGCAAAGTGTGA
- the rplO gene encoding 50S ribosomal protein L15, translated as MRLNTLSPAEGSKHASKRLGRGIGSGLGKTGGRGHKGQKSRSGGGVRRGFEGGQMPLYRRLPKFGFTSRKSFVTAEVRLSDLAKVEGGIVDLNTLKAANIIGVQIEFAKVILSGEVSAPVTIRGLRVTKGARAAIEAAGGKIEE; from the coding sequence ATGCGTTTAAACACTCTGTCTCCGGCCGAAGGGTCTAAACACGCTTCTAAGCGTCTGGGTCGTGGTATCGGTTCTGGCCTCGGCAAAACCGGCGGTCGTGGTCACAAAGGTCAGAAGTCTCGTTCTGGCGGTGGCGTACGTCGCGGTTTCGAGGGTGGTCAGATGCCTCTGTACCGTCGTCTGCCGAAATTCGGCTTCACCTCACGCAAATCATTCGTGACTGCAGAAGTGCGTCTGTCTGATCTGGCGAAAGTGGAAGGCGGTATTGTCGACCTGAACACACTGAAAGCAGCAAACATCATCGGTGTTCAGATTGAATTCGCGAAAGTGATTCTGTCTGGTGAAGTTTCTGCACCGGTAACGATTCGTGGTCTGCGTGTGACGAAAGGCGCGCGTGCTGCAATCGAAGCTGCTGGCGGTAAAATCGAGGAATAA
- the fmt gene encoding methionyl-tRNA formyltransferase, whose protein sequence is MSAPLKIIFAGTPDFAARHLDALLASEHQVTGVFTQPDRPAGRGNKLTPSPVKVLAEAHNVPVFQPASLKPAENQQLVADLQADVMVVVAYGLILPQAVLDMPRLGCINVHGSLLPRWRGAAPIQRSLWAGDSETGVTIMQMDAGLDTGDMLCKLSCPILANDTSASLYDKLAQLGPQGMLQTLTALANGTARPEVQDEAQVSYAEKLSKEEARLNWSLPAAQLERCIRAFNPWPVSYFTIDEQPVKVWQASVLPHQDRQPGEIVHADKSGIQVATADGVLNLLSLQPAGKKAMSAQDLLNSRREWFTPGTVLP, encoded by the coding sequence GTGTCTGCTCCATTGAAAATTATCTTTGCCGGGACACCCGATTTTGCAGCGCGTCATCTTGACGCGCTGCTTGCGTCTGAACATCAGGTTACTGGCGTCTTTACCCAGCCCGACCGCCCGGCCGGACGCGGCAACAAACTGACGCCCAGCCCGGTTAAAGTGCTGGCTGAGGCGCACAATGTGCCGGTGTTTCAGCCAGCGTCCCTTAAACCTGCCGAAAATCAGCAGCTGGTTGCCGACCTTCAGGCAGATGTGATGGTCGTGGTCGCCTATGGCCTGATTTTGCCGCAGGCCGTGCTGGATATGCCGCGCCTCGGCTGTATCAATGTGCACGGCTCGCTGCTGCCGCGCTGGCGCGGTGCCGCCCCGATTCAGCGTTCGCTCTGGGCGGGCGACAGTGAAACCGGTGTCACCATCATGCAAATGGATGCGGGCCTGGACACCGGCGACATGCTGTGCAAGCTCTCCTGTCCAATCCTGGCCAACGACACCAGCGCCTCGCTGTATGACAAGCTGGCGCAGCTTGGCCCACAGGGCATGCTGCAGACGCTAACGGCGCTGGCCAATGGCACGGCCCGCCCGGAAGTGCAGGACGAAGCGCAGGTCTCCTATGCAGAAAAACTCAGCAAAGAGGAAGCGCGTCTTAACTGGTCGCTTCCGGCAGCGCAGCTTGAGCGCTGCATCCGCGCCTTTAATCCGTGGCCCGTCAGTTATTTCACGATTGATGAACAACCGGTGAAAGTGTGGCAGGCCAGCGTCCTGCCTCATCAGGACAGGCAGCCTGGCGAAATTGTGCACGCAGACAAATCCGGCATTCAGGTTGCCACTGCGGATGGCGTGCTGAACCTGCTGTCACTGCAGCCGGCCGGTAAAAAAGCCATGTCCGCGCAGGATCTGCTCAATTCACGTCGTGAGTGGTTCACGCCCGGAACCGTTCTGCCCTGA
- the trkA gene encoding Trk system potassium transporter TrkA, whose translation MKIIILGAGQVGGTLAENLVGENNDITVVDSDPSRLRVLQDKFDLRVVQGHGSHPRVLREAGAEDADMLVAVTSSDETNMIACQIAYSLFNTPNRIARIRAADYLRDADKLFVPEAVPIDHLISPEQLVIDNIYRLIQYPGALQVVNFAEGKVSLAVVKAYYGGPLVGNPLSILREHMPHIDTRVAAIFRQDRPIRPQGSTIVEAGDEVFFIAASQHIRAVMSEMQRLEKPYKRIMLVGGGNIGFGLAQRLEKQYSVKLIERNQQRAAELAEHLQDTIVFYGDASDQELLAEEHVEQVDLFIAVTNDDEANIMSAMLAKKMGAKKVMVLIQRRAYVDLVQGSVIDIAISPQQATISALLGHVRKADIVGVSSLRRGIAEAIEAIAHGDETTSRVVGRLIEDIKLPPGTIIGAVVRGDEVIIANDNVRIEQGDHVIMFLTDKKFVPDVERLFQPSPFFL comes from the coding sequence ATGAAAATTATTATTCTCGGCGCAGGCCAGGTCGGCGGCACGCTGGCAGAAAACCTGGTGGGTGAAAACAACGACATCACCGTGGTTGACAGCGATCCCTCACGTTTACGCGTGCTGCAGGATAAATTCGATCTGCGCGTGGTGCAGGGACACGGTTCCCATCCGCGCGTACTGCGTGAGGCCGGTGCGGAAGACGCCGATATGCTGGTTGCGGTAACCAGTTCTGACGAGACCAACATGATCGCCTGTCAGATTGCTTACTCGCTGTTTAATACCCCAAACCGCATCGCACGTATTCGTGCCGCCGATTATCTGCGCGATGCGGACAAACTGTTTGTGCCGGAAGCCGTGCCGATTGACCACCTGATATCGCCGGAACAGCTGGTTATCGATAACATTTACCGGCTGATTCAGTATCCGGGTGCCCTGCAGGTGGTGAACTTTGCCGAAGGCAAAGTCAGTCTTGCCGTGGTAAAGGCCTATTATGGCGGGCCGCTGGTCGGGAATCCCCTGTCAATTCTGCGCGAGCACATGCCGCATATTGATACGCGCGTGGCGGCGATCTTTCGCCAGGATCGCCCTATCCGACCACAGGGATCGACCATTGTCGAAGCCGGCGACGAAGTGTTTTTCATTGCGGCAAGCCAGCATATCCGGGCAGTAATGAGTGAAATGCAGCGGCTGGAGAAACCCTACAAACGCATCATGCTGGTAGGCGGCGGCAATATTGGCTTTGGACTCGCTCAGCGACTGGAAAAACAGTACAGCGTGAAACTGATTGAACGTAATCAGCAGCGCGCGGCGGAACTGGCTGAGCATCTGCAGGACACCATTGTGTTTTATGGCGATGCCTCTGACCAGGAGCTTCTGGCTGAAGAACACGTAGAACAGGTAGATCTGTTCATCGCCGTCACTAACGACGATGAAGCCAACATTATGTCTGCCATGCTGGCCAAGAAAATGGGGGCGAAAAAGGTCATGGTGCTGATCCAGCGCCGTGCTTATGTAGACCTGGTCCAGGGCAGCGTGATCGATATCGCGATTTCACCGCAGCAGGCGACCATCTCTGCCTTGCTTGGCCATGTGCGCAAAGCAGATATTGTGGGCGTTTCGTCACTGCGTCGCGGCATCGCGGAAGCCATTGAAGCCATTGCACACGGGGATGAAACGACGTCGCGCGTTGTAGGCCGCCTGATTGAAGACATCAAGCTGCCGCCAGGCACGATTATCGGTGCGGTGGTGCGCGGGGACGAAGTGATCATCGCCAATGATAACGTGCGCATCGAGCAAGGCGATCACGTCATCATGTTCCTGACGGACAAGAAATTCGTGCCGGATGTGGAGCGATTGTTCCAGCCGAGCCCGTTCTTTTTATAA
- the rplQ gene encoding 50S ribosomal protein L17: MRHRKSGRQLNRNSSHRQAMFRNMAGSLVRHEIIKTTLPKAKELRRVVEPLITLAKTDSVANRRLAFARTRDNEIVAKLFNELGPRFASRAGGYTRILKCGFRAGDNAPMAYIELVDRPEAQAEAAAE, encoded by the coding sequence ATGCGCCATCGTAAGAGTGGTCGTCAACTGAACCGTAACAGCAGCCATCGTCAGGCTATGTTCCGCAACATGGCTGGTTCTCTGGTTCGTCATGAGATCATTAAGACGACTCTGCCGAAAGCCAAAGAGCTGCGTCGCGTAGTTGAGCCGCTGATTACTCTTGCCAAGACCGACAGCGTAGCTAATCGTCGTCTGGCATTCGCCCGTACTCGTGATAACGAGATCGTGGCAAAACTGTTTAACGAGCTGGGCCCGCGTTTCGCGAGCCGTGCCGGTGGTTACACTCGTATTCTGAAGTGTGGCTTCCGTGCTGGTGACAACGCTCCGATGGCATACATCGAGCTGGTTGATCGTCCAGAAGCTCAAGCAGAAGCTGCTGCAGAGTAA
- the rpsM gene encoding 30S ribosomal protein S13 gives MARIAGINIPDHKHTVIALTSIFGIGKTRSKAICAETGIAENVKISELSEEQIDQLRDAVGKFVVEGDLRREITLSIKRLMDLGCYRGLRHRRGLPVRGQRTKTNARTRKGPRKPIKK, from the coding sequence GTGGCCCGTATAGCAGGCATTAACATTCCTGATCATAAACATACCGTTATCGCATTAACTTCGATCTTCGGTATCGGCAAAACCCGTTCTAAAGCCATCTGCGCTGAAACGGGCATCGCTGAAAATGTTAAGATCAGTGAGCTGTCTGAAGAACAAATTGATCAGCTGCGTGATGCAGTTGGTAAATTCGTTGTTGAAGGTGATCTGCGCCGTGAAATCACCCTGAGCATCAAGCGTCTGATGGACCTTGGTTGCTACCGTGGTTTACGCCATCGTCGTGGTCTGCCGGTTCGCGGTCAGCGTACTAAGACCAACGCACGTACCCGTAAGGGTCCGCGTAAACCGATCAAGAAATAA
- the rpsK gene encoding 30S ribosomal protein S11 encodes MAKAPVRARKRVRKQVSDGVAHVHASFNNTIVTITDRQGNALGWATAGGSGFRGSRKSTPFAAQVAAERCAEAVKDYGIKNLEVMVKGPGPGRESTIRALNAAGFRITNITDVTPIPHNGCRPPKKRRV; translated from the coding sequence ATGGCAAAGGCACCAGTTCGTGCACGTAAGCGTGTAAGAAAACAAGTCTCAGATGGCGTGGCTCATGTCCATGCGTCTTTTAACAACACCATCGTTACTATTACTGATCGTCAGGGTAACGCACTGGGTTGGGCAACCGCCGGTGGTTCCGGTTTCCGCGGTTCACGTAAATCTACTCCGTTTGCTGCTCAGGTCGCTGCAGAGCGCTGTGCAGAAGCCGTGAAAGATTACGGTATTAAGAACCTGGAAGTTATGGTTAAGGGTCCGGGTCCGGGTCGCGAATCTACGATTCGTGCTCTGAACGCCGCTGGTTTCCGCATCACGAATATTACTGATGTGACTCCGATCCCTCACAACGGTTGTCGTCCGCCGAAAAAACGTCGCGTTTAA
- a CDS encoding DUF1992 domain-containing protein translates to MWLIDQLAEQHIRDALEKGELSNLPGEGAPLQLDDDSAVPAELRTGYRLLKNAGFLPPELAMRREALELNDLLHELDPADRQTREVAKRLSLLEIKLRQAGMSTDFLHSEYRNSITQRLQQEE, encoded by the coding sequence ATGTGGTTAATTGATCAGCTCGCTGAACAACATATCCGTGACGCGCTGGAAAAAGGTGAGCTGAGTAATCTGCCCGGTGAAGGCGCACCCCTGCAGCTGGATGATGACAGCGCTGTACCCGCTGAGCTGCGAACCGGTTATCGCTTACTGAAAAATGCCGGCTTTCTTCCACCGGAACTGGCCATGCGGCGCGAAGCACTGGAACTAAACGATCTTCTGCATGAACTCGACCCCGCCGACAGGCAAACGCGCGAGGTGGCGAAGCGACTGTCCCTGCTGGAGATAAAATTACGCCAGGCCGGCATGAGTACAGATTTTTTGCACAGTGAATACCGCAACAGCATTACTCAGCGCCTGCAGCAGGAGGAATAG